A window of Microbacterium lushaniae genomic DNA:
CGCATGCACGACGAAACGCTCGCCTGGCTGGGAAGGGTGCTGGCATGAGCGGAGCGTCATCGTCGAGCGCGCCGCCGGCCCTCGTGGATGCTCCGCGCCTGAGGAGGGCGGCACGCTCGGAGTACCGGCGGCTCGAAGCGGCGACCGGGATGCCGCCGCGAACCCATACGGGCGTCCGCGTGCAGCGCGATCTCCGCGTACCCGCCACCGATGGCGCGGCGCTGCTCACCGACCACTGGTTCGCTGAGGACGCCGGGGAGGCGACGATCCTGATCCGCACGCCCTATGGCCGGCGCGGCATGGCAGCCGTCGCGACGTTCTTCGCCGAGCGCGGGCACCACGTCGTGATCCAGAGCGTCCGCGGGACGTTCGGTTCGGGCGGGTGGTTCTACCCGCTGCGGCACGAGGCAGCCGACGGCCAGGCGACGATGGCGTGGCTGCGGGCCCAGCCGTGGTCGACCGGGCCGGTCATCTCGTGGGGGTTCAGCTACGCGGGAACGACCCAGTGGGCACTGTGCGAGGGCCCCCACCGCCCCGATGCCCTCATCGTGGGGCTGTCGGCCCGGAGCATCGATCGCGCCATGATCTACGCCGGCGGCGGCTTCAGTATGGAGACGGCCGTGACATGGGCCTACGCCCTCGACATGCAGGAGCGACCGCTCATCGTGCGGCTGTGGAAGCTCCTGCGCGCAAAGAGCCGCATCTCCCGGGGCAGCCTCGCGGTGCCCCCCGAGACGGCCGTGCGCGTCGCGACGGGCGCGCGGGCGGGGTTCTTCCCCGACTGGCTCGCGCACAGCGGCCCCGACGACGCGTGGTGGCAGCCGATGCGCTTCGCGAGCGACGCGCGGGCCGTGCCGACGGTGACGGTGATCGCCGGCTGGCACGATCTCTTCCTCGCCGGCGGAGTCGGCGATTATCAGGCGCTGCACGCTGCCGGCCGTCCGGTGCGCCTCATCGTCGGCGACTGGACCCATGACGGACCGGATGCCGGCGTCCACGCCGTCCGCGAGGCCCTGCGCCGTCTGAGCGATCCGGTGGCGCTGGCGACCGAGTCGCCGGTGCGCGTCGAGGTGGGCGGTGACGGCGGATGGCGCGATCTTGCGGCCTGGCCCCCGCTGACCACCGGCGACCGGTGGCTGCTCGCGCCGGGTGACCGCCTCGACCCCGTCACGGCCACGCATGCCGGCAGCAGCGAGGACACCGTCGCTTACACGTATGATCCCGCCCACCCCACGCCCCAGGGCGGAGGGCGCTCCCTCAATCCGTTCACGTCCGGCCGGCGCGACCAGCGGGACCGGGAGAGGCGGGCGGATGTGCTCGTCTTCACCGGCACCCCGCTCCCCCACGACACCGTGATCGCGGGAGAGGCGACCGTCGACCTCACGTTCACCTCGACGAACCCCCGCGTCGACTTCTTCCTCAGGCTGTGCGACGTCGACGTGCAAGGACGCGCCCGCACGATCACCGACGTGTACCGGCGCATGGACGCCGTCGGTGCCGTCTCCGACCGACGAAGCGTGCGCCTCACGCTCTCCCCCACCGCATACCGCGTCGCCGCCGGCCACCGGCTGCGCCTCCAGGTGTCGTCGGGCGCGCATCCGCTGCATCTGCGCAACTCCGGCACCGCCGATCCGCTGCACGACTTCGGCCGGCTCGTCCCCAGCGCGCAGAGGATCGTCCTGGGCGGGGCACGTCCCTCGCAGCTGACCGTCCCCGTGGCCGAATGAGCCCCTCATGCCTCGCTCGCACCCGATCACCGAGCCCACAGACCGCACCCGAGGAGAACGCCGCATGATCGACTTCGACAGTCTGGAGCCCGGCATCCGAGCCTGGCTGGCCCGCATCGACGATCTGCAGGCGGGGTTGCCCCCGGCCGCCCCGGGGGATTTCCCCGCCCGGCGCGAACGCGATCGGCGGCTCTCCGACGCCCTGGCGGCAGAGTTCGCGGCTCCCGTCGACCCGCGGGCCGAGATCACCGACGTCGAGTTCCCGGGCGCCGACGGCCATGCGCCGCTCTCCGCCCGCCGCATCCGGCCCCGTCACACCAGCGGGCCGCTGCCCACCCAGCTCTTCCTGCACGGCGGCGGTTTCGTCGCCGGCACCGCCCGCGAGCTCCTCAACGACGCGGTGCTGTCGGAGCGGTCTGCCGCAGCCGGGGTGCAGATCATCGCGCTGGACTATCGCCTGGCCCCCGAGCATCCGTATCCGGCCGCCGTCGACGACGCTCTCTCCCTCCTGGCCGCGCTGTACGCGGCTGCCGACCACTGGGACGTCGACCCCTGGCGGCTCGGGATCGGCGGCACGTCGGCGGGCGGGCACATCGCGGCCGTCACGGCGTTGCGGATGCGCGACGCGCGCCGCGCGCGCCCGGCAGGCCCGTCGCTCGCGCACATGCTGCTGGAGGTGCCGGCGCTGGATCTGTCGGTGGACTGGCCGTCGATGCGCGCGTTCGCCCGGCCGGCGGAGCTTCAGGGCGCGCTCGCGCTCGCGGCGGCGTATCGCGGCATCGAGGATCCCGGGCCCTACCTCAACCCGGCCCGAGTCGCCGACCTGTCGGGCCTTCCGCGCACGCTCGTCATGACCGCCCAGTTCGACGCGCTGAGGGATGCGGCCGAAGCCTTCGTGCACCGGATCACCCATGCCGGCGTGGACGGGCGGCTCCGACGCGGCGCGGGGCAGCTGCACGGCACGCCCGGCCTCACAGCGGCCGTCGCCTCGTCGCGGGCATGGCAGGAGGCGGCGATCGAAGAGTTGCGGGCGGGACTGGCCGGGTTCGACGCCGCCCCCACCGCGGAAGAGGGGTCCTCTGCTGCCGCCGACGCGTCGCCGTTACGATGAAGTCCCCGCGGATCGAAAGGTCACGATGAGTCATGCCGACTGACATCGAACCGCCCGACGAGCGGCGCGCATCCGAGAACGTCACGATCTACGAGGTCGCCGCACGATCCGGTGTCAGCATCGCCACGGTGTCGCACGCGCTGAACCGTCCGGAGCGCGTCGCCCCCACCACGCGCCGGCGGATCCTCGAGACGGCGGAAGAACTGGGGTTCGTCCCGCGCGGCCGCGGCAAAGCCGTGCGGACGCTGCGCCGCATCGCCGTCGTGGCGCCTTTCACGGCGCATCCGACCTACCTGCAGCGGCTCCTGGGAGTGCTGGGCGAGGCCGAGGCCGACACCGATGTGATGGTGATCGACTTCGCCGCGACCGACCAACCGACGATCGACCGCGTCGTCGGACGGGGGCCTGTGGACGGCCTCATCATCATGGGCGCCGAACCGACGGCCCGCCTGGCGGCGGAACTGGATGGCAGCGGAGTACCCGTCGTCCTGCTCGATCGCCCTTCGCAGCAGTACACGAGCGTCACCGTCGACGACGCGCGGGGCGGCGCGCTGGTGGCCGACCACATGCTCGCCCAGGGGGTGCGGGAGGTGGCCTGGGTGAGTCCGGTACCGCGCTCCAGCGAATATGTCACCAACGGCGAGCTCCGCCTCCAGGGCTTCGCGCAGCGACTGCGCGAGGCCGGCGTCGACCGGAAGCTCGCCTTCGTCGTGTGCGACGACAGTTTCGAGGGCGGACGGGCCGCGGCCGCCGAACTCCTCGCGGCGAAGAACCGGCCCGACGGCGTCTTCGCCCTGCACGATGTCATCGCCGCGGGTGTGGTGTCAGGGCTCCGGGACGCCGGCGTTCGCGTACCCGAAGACGTCCGCGTCGCCGGCTACGACGATGTCGACGTCGCCGAGCTGTTCTCCTTGACGACGGTGCGTCAGCCTTTCAGCGAAAGCGGGATCGCGGCCGTCGAGGCGCTGCGCGCGCTCCGGGCCCATCCGCGCCGGCCGGTTGCGCACATCAGCCTGCTTCCCGAGCTGGTCGTCCGCGGCTCGACCGCGACGACCAGCCCGGAAGCGGCGGATCAGCGCGGCGCCGGCGGCGGGGGCGGGAACCCGTCGTAGCCGGGCTGCGGAGCACCCGGGTAGCCGGGTTGCTGCGGCGCACCAGGGTACCCCTGCTGCTGCTGCTGCTGCTGCTGCTCGGCAGGCGGGTACGCCTGCGGCTGTTCGGCCGGCGGGTACGCCTGCGCGGCGGACGGGACTGCCTCGGGGGCGCCGACCGAAGCGAGACCGGGCTGCTGCGGGTAGGTCGGGTAACCGGTGTAGTACGCGTTCCAGTCGGGAGAACCGTCGGGCATCATCGGCAGCGGCGTGACACCGTCGGCGAAGGTGGGCCACGGCAGAAGCGCCGGCTGCTCCGGCGCATACGCGGCGCCACCCTGCCCGGGGAGTGCGCCGTAGGCGGCAGGTTCGGGCCGCGGGGCCTTGGGTGCGAACAGTGCGTTCATGAGCGGGATCAGCGCCGTGCCGACGGCCGCGAGGATCGTGATGGCCACCACGATGCGCCAGTACAGGTCACGGAAGTCGATGAACTCGTGGAACGTCAGCGGCAGCACGAGCATGACGGCGAGAGCGGCGACGAGGGCGACGGTGATGCCCGCGAGCGTCTGCGTGAACGGCGTGACGTGGCGCGCGAGGGACTTGATGTAAAGACGCACGTGCAGCAGAGCGAGCTGGAGCACGAGGATCACGGCGAGGAAGGACACGAACCGCGTGAAGCCCTCGAAGCCGTATTCCTCTGTCGGCATCCAGATGAGGAACGCCCCGACCAGGAGCGCCACCACCCACGTGATCATGCTCGTCAGCGCGAACCACGCGGGCCGGCGCTCCGAGAGATGCACATCGAGGATCGCCACTGCGGCGAACGCGGCCAGCAGCAGGATCGTCAGGAACGCCCGACCGATGATGTCGCTCTCGGGCCCGATGAGCACCCAGACCACGCACACGATCGCTGCGGCGATGAGTGCACCGATGGCGACCCAGATCGCCATCCTGAGCAGACCGCGACTGCGGTCGCGGGAGGGCGGAACGGCCTGAGGCGGATGCTGCGGGGCGTCGGTCATGAGAATCCTCTCGTGGCAGGTTCGCTCCATCCTGGCATGCGCGCGCGCTGGCGCCCGGCTGCGTCGGACCGGCTGGGGAAGATCCGCTATTGTTCGCGACCCGGGAAGCCGCCGCCGTCCGCAGCTGCCGCAGCTGCCGCAGCGACGGCGTACCGGCGCGGGGTCCCGAACCGATGGGCGGTGATCGACACCGCCTGCTCACGCAGGAACGGCAGCATCTCCACCCTGCCCGCGCTCGTGGCCGGCCCCCCGTAGAGGGCGACCGCCGGAGACCCGTCCGTCGCCGCCGCGACGTCGAGGGGCGATCCGCCCAGCAGCCGGATGCGGCCGCCTCGGCGAGCGATGCCGGCCAGCCGACGCGCCCAGGCCGCGGAGCCCTCGGTGTGCGCGGCGACCCCGAGCCCTTCCAGCCAGGCCCGCACCGCCGGTGAGGGGTCGGTCGCGGTGCTGACGGTGAGGTCGGCGCCCGCGCGCGCGCCGGCGGCGACCACGCGCACCAGCGACTGCCACGGCGCATCCTCGAGCCGCACCGTCACCGCAACGGCGGCGTAGCGGAGGACGTTCTGCTCCACCGCGAGCCCGGAGATGTCGCGGGCGAGTCCGAACTCCTCGCGCCACGCCCGTTCATCCGTCGCCAGGGCGGCGGACAGCCAGGCCCGGTCATCTTGGGGCACAGCCGCGAGCGCCGTCGTGGCGAAGGCGTCGAGGCGGCCGCCTGCGGAGGGCGCTGCATCCGTCCAC
This region includes:
- a CDS encoding CocE/NonD family hydrolase, which gives rise to MSGASSSSAPPALVDAPRLRRAARSEYRRLEAATGMPPRTHTGVRVQRDLRVPATDGAALLTDHWFAEDAGEATILIRTPYGRRGMAAVATFFAERGHHVVIQSVRGTFGSGGWFYPLRHEAADGQATMAWLRAQPWSTGPVISWGFSYAGTTQWALCEGPHRPDALIVGLSARSIDRAMIYAGGGFSMETAVTWAYALDMQERPLIVRLWKLLRAKSRISRGSLAVPPETAVRVATGARAGFFPDWLAHSGPDDAWWQPMRFASDARAVPTVTVIAGWHDLFLAGGVGDYQALHAAGRPVRLIVGDWTHDGPDAGVHAVREALRRLSDPVALATESPVRVEVGGDGGWRDLAAWPPLTTGDRWLLAPGDRLDPVTATHAGSSEDTVAYTYDPAHPTPQGGGRSLNPFTSGRRDQRDRERRADVLVFTGTPLPHDTVIAGEATVDLTFTSTNPRVDFFLRLCDVDVQGRARTITDVYRRMDAVGAVSDRRSVRLTLSPTAYRVAAGHRLRLQVSSGAHPLHLRNSGTADPLHDFGRLVPSAQRIVLGGARPSQLTVPVAE
- a CDS encoding alpha/beta hydrolase fold domain-containing protein, whose amino-acid sequence is MIDFDSLEPGIRAWLARIDDLQAGLPPAAPGDFPARRERDRRLSDALAAEFAAPVDPRAEITDVEFPGADGHAPLSARRIRPRHTSGPLPTQLFLHGGGFVAGTARELLNDAVLSERSAAAGVQIIALDYRLAPEHPYPAAVDDALSLLAALYAAADHWDVDPWRLGIGGTSAGGHIAAVTALRMRDARRARPAGPSLAHMLLEVPALDLSVDWPSMRAFARPAELQGALALAAAYRGIEDPGPYLNPARVADLSGLPRTLVMTAQFDALRDAAEAFVHRITHAGVDGRLRRGAGQLHGTPGLTAAVASSRAWQEAAIEELRAGLAGFDAAPTAEEGSSAAADASPLR
- a CDS encoding LacI family DNA-binding transcriptional regulator, whose protein sequence is MPTDIEPPDERRASENVTIYEVAARSGVSIATVSHALNRPERVAPTTRRRILETAEELGFVPRGRGKAVRTLRRIAVVAPFTAHPTYLQRLLGVLGEAEADTDVMVIDFAATDQPTIDRVVGRGPVDGLIIMGAEPTARLAAELDGSGVPVVLLDRPSQQYTSVTVDDARGGALVADHMLAQGVREVAWVSPVPRSSEYVTNGELRLQGFAQRLREAGVDRKLAFVVCDDSFEGGRAAAAELLAAKNRPDGVFALHDVIAAGVVSGLRDAGVRVPEDVRVAGYDDVDVAELFSLTTVRQPFSESGIAAVEALRALRAHPRRPVAHISLLPELVVRGSTATTSPEAADQRGAGGGGGNPS